One genomic region from Candidatus Poribacteria bacterium encodes:
- a CDS encoding sulfatase-like hydrolase/transferase — protein MPKDPVRQTGRHSPTTQPFTRRHFLSTSLKAGAAAFTAGLLPKLETSAQGKPYNVLFIAIDDLRPLLGCYGYSEMHTPNIDTLAGRGTLFNRAYCQFPVCNPSRASVLTGLRPDTVGVPDNFANFRDTVPEAVTLPQHFKAHGYHTRSVGKITHGPNALLDPHSWSAPIWREFWKPVNKATNPSWQALDVADNELEDGRIADAAVGVLREIKDRKFFLAVGFNKPHLPFYAPSKYFDLYPPQTFSVPVDSSLPQDAPNIASNPKGLKGYQDISKYPPFDDEKTLELIRAYAATTSYMDAQVGHVLKQLDTLGLTENTVVVLWGDHGFHLGEHGLWRKNTLFEDSVRSPLIVSVPGQTSANAKTDALVELIDIYPTLCDVCQLTIPQLEGISLMPVIEQPTRPWKTAAFSQLARGSNIHGYSIRTQRYRYTEWGQNGSRGVELYDYEANPDETVNIAGLPENAELVAHLSERLQAGWRAALPDIRQQVPVPQTLPWDVNNDGVVDIRDLVLISSSFGEETPAHPKADVNMDGKVNILDLLLVAVHFGESSTPASPSTRANISAEHFDLVEQWLTEARLANDGSLPFQNGIAALERLISTAVPKETVLLANYPNPFNPETWIPYDLAEDSEVKIHIYNLKGESVRRLSFGFQNAGTYRTRSRAAYWDGRNAVGEPAASGVYFYSLHAGEIKSTRHMVILK, from the coding sequence ATGCCCAAAGACCCAGTTAGACAAACAGGAAGACATTCTCCAACAACACAGCCTTTTACCCGGCGGCACTTCCTCTCAACCAGTTTGAAAGCTGGTGCCGCTGCCTTCACAGCTGGACTTTTACCCAAACTGGAAACGAGTGCCCAAGGGAAACCATATAATGTTTTGTTTATCGCTATTGACGATCTCCGACCTCTGCTTGGGTGCTATGGCTATTCGGAGATGCACACACCGAACATTGATACTTTAGCCGGACGGGGGACACTTTTCAACCGGGCTTATTGTCAGTTCCCTGTTTGTAATCCCTCCCGGGCTTCTGTCCTTACAGGTTTAAGACCCGATACGGTTGGTGTGCCTGATAATTTCGCTAATTTTCGTGATACAGTGCCCGAAGCGGTAACCTTGCCACAACATTTCAAGGCTCACGGTTATCATACCCGTTCTGTCGGTAAAATCACGCACGGTCCTAACGCCTTGTTAGATCCGCACTCTTGGAGTGCTCCGATTTGGAGAGAGTTTTGGAAACCTGTTAATAAAGCAACAAATCCATCATGGCAGGCTCTTGATGTTGCTGATAATGAACTCGAAGATGGCAGGATTGCCGATGCGGCGGTGGGAGTTTTACGGGAAATTAAAGACAGGAAATTCTTTCTCGCAGTCGGGTTCAACAAACCGCATTTACCCTTTTATGCCCCAAGTAAGTATTTCGATTTATATCCTCCGCAGACTTTTTCTGTTCCTGTTGATTCCAGCCTTCCCCAAGACGCTCCGAATATAGCCTCCAATCCCAAGGGATTAAAGGGGTATCAAGATATCTCAAAGTATCCACCGTTTGATGATGAAAAGACTTTAGAGTTAATTCGAGCGTATGCTGCAACGACAAGTTATATGGATGCGCAAGTGGGGCATGTACTCAAGCAATTGGATACGTTGGGTCTTACAGAAAACACGGTCGTGGTTCTTTGGGGAGACCATGGATTTCATCTTGGAGAACACGGGCTTTGGAGAAAAAATACACTTTTTGAGGATTCTGTCCGTTCACCGCTGATCGTTAGCGTACCTGGTCAAACCTCCGCTAATGCTAAGACAGATGCCCTTGTTGAGCTTATTGACATTTACCCGACATTGTGCGATGTTTGCCAACTTACAATACCACAGTTAGAAGGCATAAGTCTGATGCCAGTCATTGAGCAACCAACTCGTCCGTGGAAGACTGCAGCGTTTAGTCAACTCGCAAGGGGCAGTAATATACATGGTTACTCCATCCGTACGCAGCGATACCGATACACCGAATGGGGACAAAACGGCAGTCGTGGTGTTGAACTCTATGATTATGAGGCAAATCCAGATGAAACCGTCAATATCGCGGGGCTACCAGAAAACGCAGAACTCGTCGCACATCTCAGCGAACGGCTTCAGGCGGGATGGCGCGCGGCTTTGCCGGATATACGCCAGCAGGTTCCCGTCCCGCAAACATTACCATGGGATGTAAATAATGATGGCGTTGTTGATATCCGGGATCTCGTCCTAATTTCAAGTAGTTTTGGTGAGGAAACACCAGCACACCCGAAAGCTGATGTAAACATGGATGGTAAAGTTAATATTCTTGACTTGCTTCTGGTGGCTGTGCATTTCGGTGAATCCAGCACGCCTGCTTCGCCATCGACTCGTGCCAATATTAGCGCAGAGCATTTTGACTTGGTGGAGCAATGGCTTACTGAGGCGCGTCTCGCGAATGATGGTTCTCTTCCTTTTCAAAATGGCATTGCTGCCTTAGAACGTCTCATAAGTACAGCAGTACCTAAGGAAACGGTGCTCCTGGCGAACTATCCGAATCCGTTTAATCCTGAGACGTGGATACCTTACGATTTGGCTGAAGATTCGGAAGTTAAGATTCACATCTATAATCTGAAAGGTGAATCTGTCCGCCGATTATCGTTCGGATTTCAAAATGCTGGCACCTATCGGACTCGATCGCGTGCAGCGTATTGGGATGGTCGGAATGCTGTGGGGGAACCTGCGGCGAGCGGTGTCTATTTTTACTCGCTCCACGCAGGAGAAATTAAATCTACACGCCACATGGTGATTTTGAAATAA